The genomic region GTAAGGAATTAGGCAGTTAGGGCTTCCGGGGCTGTGGCGTACAGCGTGGCATACTCAGCTGCGGCTTGTTCCTGCAACCGCAACACCACGCCCAGATTCTTGAAATACAGCCGACGGTAGCGCTCCATTGTCGTGTCGAGCAGATTGGCAAACGTGTTCAACCACGTATCATCGAGCACGACGGTAGTAGGTAGGGGCATGTCTTGCAGCACGTAAGACCCTATAGTGGCAAAGGCTTCGAGGTGGCTTAGGGGAAGCAAGGTGGTGATTTGGCTGGCTTTTAATACAAGAGATACGCTTTCCTCCAACTGGCCAAACTGTGTAATGTATAGCTTCCGTTGTTTCGCCGTCAACTCACCAAGCTTGATGATTTCCTGTATCTGGACGTGCAAGTCACGCAAGGAATTGCGAGTGGTTATAAAACCGTTTCGTAAGTGAAGTTGCAGTTCGTAGCGTGCTTGCCACTCAGCGCGTAGCGTGGGTAGGGCCTCTAGAAGATGCCAGTGCAAGGCCGCCGAGCGCTCGTCAAATTCCTCAACCCAGAGCGTGTGCGCGTGGTTTTGCTGCACCAGTTGCTGAGTTATGATATCGGCCTGCTGGGCAGGGTAGGAGGTGCCCGCTACGGTGAAAGTGGTGTCGCGTGTTTGCTTGCTGGTGAATAATGCTAGCTTTTCCAGGTCCTGCTGCCGGGTCTTGAAGGCGGCCATGCGCTCTTGTAGATCCGGCCCGTAGAGGGAGGTGCGCTGTGCCAGCAAGGGTAGGCCGCTAGGTAACTCGGTGGCTAGTTCCTGCGCCTTTGATAGCGGCACGTCTGCTATCAGGCGGTGGTCGTATACCTCGGCGTAATCGGTGTGGTAGGTCATGCCAGAGGTTTCGGCCGACAGGAAGGCTTCCACCTCGGAAGCAGCTACGGGTGGTGTGCTGCCATTCACAGCAGAGTTTTGGTAGAGCTTGGCTGTCACCAGTCGCCGCACATCGTCGGGTTGAGTGAACAGCAGCCAGGGCGAACGGTCGTCGGCCGGAGCTGAGACGAAAGTGGCGTAGGCGTGCTGCTCGCGTAAGTAATCGGCTGGGTGGCTCGCGTACATGTCCGCCTTCAGCGTCACTTCATCCGCCTTAAACAGAAACTCAGTTGGAGTTGTGGAGGTCGTACTAGCCCGGAAGGTAGCAGGAACGGTCTGGTCGTCTTGCAGGCGTAGCGTTTGATGATAAAATACGTCGTCGGTCACCAGGCTGTGTTCCAAGGCAGTACCCAGTTGCGCCAGCGCCAGCTGATAAGCAGCCTGTGCGCGGTTTACCTGATATAGTGTATTGACAAGGGCCGCTGAGCCCGCTACCCGCACCGCCACGCGGTCGGCCTGAAACTCCATCTCCCGCGACAGGCGAGCATGCACTAGGTTCACGCCCTGGTAGGCCAGCTCCAGCACCTTGCGCACCAGCCACACCAGCGCCGTGAGACCCCACGCCACGGCTGATACGCGAATATCTAAGCGGCGCCAGCGGTCCAGCATCTCATCCCACTTGTCACGCCCATACACGATGTCGTGCAGCAGCAAGTTGGCCGAGTATACATAGCTGCCTAAGCGCATGCTGCTCTGGGCGAAGTGGCCAAACTCGTGTGCCAGCGTAGCCTTAAATTCTGACAGCGTGAGGGCATTTACCAACCCCGCACCGATAAGCAGATTTTTGCGCACGGGCCAAATCAGGCTCAGCAAGGGCCGCTCGTAGAACACCGCCGCATTCACCTCAGACGATAGGTAGATGTGTTTGGGACGGGGCGCACCAGTATCGGCGCAAAGCTGCTCGATGAAGGCCAGCAGCTGCGGGTGAGCCTCCGGCACCAACCGCAAGTGATTGTTGTGGTCAGTTTGATTGCTTTTGAAAACGAACTTCAGCAGGAAAACCAGCAGCATAGCGGCCGCCACCACCGCACCTAGGTGCAGCAAAAAAGGCCAAGTGCCGTGACCACCAAAAGGCATCGTTGCTACCCAATAGAGCAGGTAGCCGGCCCCTACTAGCAGCGCAATATAGATAGCCAGGAATAGCACAATGCTGAGCAATGTGGCGCCCACCATCAGGCGGTAGTTGGAGGAGGAAGCCGTGAAATCGGTAGGCAGTTGGGTGGTGCTGGCGGGGTAAAGCGCAGTAGCCATCAGTCGATAAAATAAAAGGGTAGTAATGGATAATGGCTGCTAGAATACGCTAAAAATCAGCGCTTACCAACAGCGGTAAGTAAAATAGTAGGAAAGGGAAGTTGGAAATAAATAAAGTGATACTAAGCCGGCATCTAATACGAAAAATGCCCGGACCTTCTGCATAGAGTACAGAAAATCCGAGCAAAGTATACGGGAGGCGAAGCCCTACCCAATCAACCCCATTCCTACCATCGCTTCGGCAATTTGCACGGCGTTGGTGGCGGCGCCTTTACGTAGGTTGTCAGCCACTACCCACATGTTGAGAGTACGGGGCTGGGTTTCGTCGCGGCGGAGACGGCCGACGAGCACAGCGTCTTTGCCGTGGGCGTCTTTAGGCATAGGATACACGTTGTTTTTCACGTCGTCTACCAGCTCCACGCCTTCGGTCTGGCGCAGCAGCTCGCGCACTTCGTCTAGGTCAAACTCCTCGGCAAACTCCACATTCACTGATT from Hymenobacter aerilatus harbors:
- a CDS encoding M48 family metallopeptidase → MATALYPASTTQLPTDFTASSSNYRLMVGATLLSIVLFLAIYIALLVGAGYLLYWVATMPFGGHGTWPFLLHLGAVVAAAMLLVFLLKFVFKSNQTDHNNHLRLVPEAHPQLLAFIEQLCADTGAPRPKHIYLSSEVNAAVFYERPLLSLIWPVRKNLLIGAGLVNALTLSEFKATLAHEFGHFAQSSMRLGSYVYSANLLLHDIVYGRDKWDEMLDRWRRLDIRVSAVAWGLTALVWLVRKVLELAYQGVNLVHARLSREMEFQADRVAVRVAGSAALVNTLYQVNRAQAAYQLALAQLGTALEHSLVTDDVFYHQTLRLQDDQTVPATFRASTTSTTPTEFLFKADEVTLKADMYASHPADYLREQHAYATFVSAPADDRSPWLLFTQPDDVRRLVTAKLYQNSAVNGSTPPVAASEVEAFLSAETSGMTYHTDYAEVYDHRLIADVPLSKAQELATELPSGLPLLAQRTSLYGPDLQERMAAFKTRQQDLEKLALFTSKQTRDTTFTVAGTSYPAQQADIITQQLVQQNHAHTLWVEEFDERSAALHWHLLEALPTLRAEWQARYELQLHLRNGFITTRNSLRDLHVQIQEIIKLGELTAKQRKLYITQFGQLEESVSLVLKASQITTLLPLSHLEAFATIGSYVLQDMPLPTTVVLDDTWLNTFANLLDTTMERYRRLYFKNLGVVLRLQEQAAAEYATLYATAPEALTA